A stretch of the Aggregatibacter sp. HMT-949 genome encodes the following:
- a CDS encoding type II toxin-antitoxin system RelB/DinJ family antitoxin, with protein sequence MATLNVRLDDELKQKTYAILERLNISPSEAIRLYFQYITENQKLPIKSVSVTDEEQELLETVRYRLANPQQGIKVSLDEL encoded by the coding sequence ATGGCTACACTAAATGTTCGTTTAGACGACGAATTGAAACAAAAAACTTATGCGATTCTTGAACGTTTAAATATTTCGCCGAGTGAAGCGATTCGTCTTTATTTTCAATATATTACGGAAAATCAAAAATTGCCGATTAAGTCTGTCAGCGTAACGGATGAGGAACAAGAATTATTGGAAACGGTGCGTTATCGTTTGGCAAATCCGCAACAAGGGATTAAGGTGAGTTTAGATGAATTATGA
- a CDS encoding ABC transporter ATP-binding protein/permease, translating into MNWQTELNNSLSWLLNALFWVVLCFVISIAALKQTAFGKKFWQIAAPSVTRQNCFKIIALLLLLFLMILLEVRFSVLNSFFYNGLYSAMQELDADKFWFFAKLNAVLVLVQVIHSIADYFLRQVFEIRWLESLNAVLLRRWLENKKYYRLKYERELPDNIDQRIEQDAREFISSTVQIARGVINSVLTTIEFTIILWSLSGVLSLFGLNIEKGVVFFIYAFIIFATLMSVWIGHPLIKLNFNKEKLNGDYRYSLIRVRDNAESIAFYQGEQKERIFLQHKFADIIRNRWAIVLKMLGLDGFNTGVTRTAKLLPLMLQAPRFFSGQIKLGDMHQTVQAFNRLMTALSFFRLFYEQFTLYQARLNRLHGFMTKLDDLDQSEVSRPYKCSNRVALKDFGIKDEQGRLLLNNINVELTNGDALLIQGASGTGKTTLLKAIAGIYPFETVGIAEHPCSGSLFLPQRPYMPQGTLREAICYPDINPHHEELENIMRDCCLEKYLPALDQENDWQAVLSPGELQRVAFIRILLTKPDVVFLDETTSALDEPTEQLLYQTIKTRLPNMIILSIGHRGTLHQFHNKQLSLAVCIV; encoded by the coding sequence ATGAACTGGCAAACCGAACTTAATAACAGTTTAAGCTGGCTTTTAAACGCCCTTTTCTGGGTGGTGTTGTGCTTTGTCATCAGCATCGCTGCCTTGAAACAAACCGCCTTCGGCAAAAAATTTTGGCAAATTGCCGCGCCTTCCGTAACGCGGCAAAACTGCTTCAAAATCATCGCGTTGTTACTCTTGCTATTTTTAATGATTTTGCTTGAAGTGCGCTTTAGTGTGCTTAACTCATTTTTTTACAACGGCTTATATAGCGCAATGCAAGAACTCGACGCCGATAAATTCTGGTTTTTCGCCAAACTCAATGCGGTGCTGGTTTTAGTGCAAGTGATTCACTCCATCGCCGATTATTTTCTACGCCAGGTATTTGAAATCCGCTGGCTGGAAAGCCTCAATGCGGTGCTGTTACGACGTTGGCTGGAAAACAAAAAGTATTATCGCCTTAAATACGAACGCGAACTGCCCGACAATATCGATCAGCGGATCGAACAAGATGCACGCGAATTTATTTCCAGCACCGTACAAATTGCGCGCGGCGTCATCAATTCTGTTCTCACCACCATTGAATTCACCATTATTCTTTGGTCGCTGTCCGGTGTGTTAAGCCTATTTGGATTGAACATCGAAAAGGGCGTCGTCTTTTTTATTTATGCCTTCATCATTTTTGCTACGCTAATGTCCGTGTGGATCGGCCACCCGCTAATCAAACTCAACTTTAACAAAGAAAAACTCAACGGCGATTATCGTTATTCCCTCATTCGCGTGCGCGACAATGCGGAAAGTATCGCCTTTTATCAAGGCGAACAAAAAGAACGCATTTTCTTGCAGCACAAATTTGCCGACATTATTCGCAACCGCTGGGCGATTGTATTGAAAATGCTCGGCTTGGACGGCTTTAACACCGGCGTCACCCGCACCGCCAAATTGCTGCCATTAATGTTGCAAGCACCGCGTTTTTTCAGCGGCCAAATCAAACTTGGCGATATGCACCAAACCGTACAAGCGTTTAACCGCTTAATGACCGCATTATCCTTTTTCCGCTTGTTTTACGAACAATTCACCCTTTACCAAGCGCGCCTAAATCGTCTGCACGGCTTTATGACCAAATTAGACGACCTGGATCAATCGGAAGTAAGCCGGCCTTACAAATGCTCAAATCGCGTAGCATTGAAAGATTTCGGCATAAAAGACGAACAAGGACGCCTTTTGCTTAACAATATTAACGTCGAATTAACAAATGGCGACGCCTTGCTGATTCAAGGCGCTTCCGGCACCGGCAAAACCACTTTATTGAAAGCCATTGCGGGAATTTACCCTTTTGAAACCGTCGGCATTGCCGAACATCCGTGCAGCGGCAGCCTGTTCCTGCCTCAACGTCCTTATATGCCGCAAGGCACCTTGCGCGAAGCCATTTGTTATCCTGACATCAATCCGCATCACGAAGAACTGGAAAACATAATGCGCGATTGTTGTTTGGAGAAATACTTGCCCGCGCTGGATCAAGAAAACGACTGGCAAGCCGTTCTCTCGCCGGGTGAATTGCAACGCGTCGCTTTCATTCGCATTTTGCTCACCAAACCCGATGTCGTGTTTCTCGACGAAACCACCTCGGCACTGGACGAACCGACGGAACAATTACTTTATCAAACCATCAAAACCCGCCTGCCGAATATGATTATTTTAAGCATCGGCCACCGCGGCACCCTTCATCAATTCCACAACAAACAATTAAGTTTGGCCGTGTGTATTGTGTAA
- a CDS encoding KpsF/GutQ family sugar isomerase, with product MNYLQIARDTLAVESTALTQLSRRLNDDFNQVVELILACRGRLVIGGIGKSGLIGKKMVATFASTGTPSFFLHPTEAFHGDLGMLKPIDIVMLISYSGETDDVNKLIPSLKNFGNQIIALTSNKNSTLARHADYVLDITVEREVCPNNLAPTTSALVTLALGDALAVSLITARDFQPADFAKFHPGGSLGRRLLCKVKDQMQTRLPVIAPNSNFTDCLSAMNEGRMGVALVMENQQLKGIITDGDIRRALTANGADTLNKTAQDFMTRSPKTIHQEEFLAKAEELMKAKKIHSLVVVDDENRVVGLVEFSS from the coding sequence ATGAATTATCTACAAATCGCTCGCGACACGCTTGCCGTGGAGAGCACCGCATTGACGCAATTAAGTCGACGTTTGAACGATGACTTTAATCAAGTCGTGGAATTGATTTTGGCTTGCCGAGGACGTTTAGTTATCGGCGGCATCGGTAAATCCGGTTTAATCGGCAAGAAAATGGTGGCGACTTTTGCCTCCACCGGCACGCCAAGTTTCTTTTTACATCCGACAGAAGCCTTTCACGGCGATTTGGGTATGCTTAAACCGATTGATATTGTTATGCTGATTTCTTACAGCGGCGAAACGGACGATGTGAACAAACTGATCCCGAGTCTGAAAAATTTCGGTAATCAAATTATTGCGTTAACCAGTAATAAAAATTCGACGCTGGCCCGTCACGCGGATTATGTATTGGATATTACGGTGGAACGCGAAGTTTGCCCGAATAATTTGGCGCCAACCACGTCTGCCTTAGTCACTCTGGCTCTCGGTGATGCGTTAGCGGTGTCTTTGATCACCGCGCGCGATTTTCAACCGGCGGATTTCGCCAAATTCCATCCGGGCGGTAGCCTTGGACGTCGCTTGTTATGCAAAGTGAAAGACCAAATGCAAACGCGCTTGCCGGTTATTGCGCCAAACAGCAATTTTACGGACTGTTTAAGCGCAATGAATGAAGGTCGAATGGGGGTGGCCTTAGTGATGGAAAACCAACAACTAAAAGGCATTATCACTGACGGCGACATTCGCCGCGCCTTAACCGCAAACGGTGCCGACACGCTGAACAAAACCGCGCAAGATTTTATGACCCGTTCGCCGAAAACGATTCATCAAGAGGAATTTTTAGCCAAAGCGGAAGAGTTGATGAAAGCGAAGAAAATTCACTCGTTGGTTGTGGTGGATGATGAAAATCGCGTGGTCGGATTAGTGGAATTTTCAAGCTAA
- a CDS encoding type II toxin-antitoxin system PemK/MazF family toxin, whose amino-acid sequence MRVPKKGEIWHVDPDPTKGSELRQPHYFIVVTDELLNRALGTALCCPISTGGKAARSQNVTVALEGNSTASGTITGVILCHQVRALDLAARQAKFATIAEDYLIEEVVMKLVDLIDPQ is encoded by the coding sequence ATGCGTGTTCCGAAAAAAGGTGAGATTTGGCATGTCGATCCGGATCCGACCAAAGGCAGTGAGCTGCGTCAGCCGCATTATTTTATTGTGGTGACCGATGAGTTGTTAAATCGGGCATTGGGTACGGCGTTGTGTTGCCCTATTTCAACCGGCGGAAAGGCGGCACGTTCGCAAAATGTAACGGTGGCGCTTGAGGGCAATAGTACGGCGTCCGGTACGATCACCGGGGTCATTCTTTGCCATCAAGTGAGGGCATTGGATTTAGCCGCGCGTCAGGCTAAGTTCGCGACAATTGCAGAGGATTATTTGATCGAAGAGGTGGTGATGAAACTGGTGGATTTGATTGATCCGCAATAA
- a CDS encoding type II toxin-antitoxin system RelE/ParE family toxin, whose product MNYELEFDPRALKEWKKLDETVKTQFKKKLAAVLINPDIPANRLREFPYCYKIKLKKLGYRLVYQIQHEKVVVFVVAVGKLEKEETYDKAKERLFF is encoded by the coding sequence ATGAATTATGAATTAGAGTTTGATCCGCGGGCGTTAAAAGAATGGAAAAAGCTAGATGAAACGGTGAAAACACAATTCAAAAAGAAATTAGCAGCCGTGTTAATAAACCCGGATATTCCGGCCAACCGTCTAAGAGAATTTCCTTATTGTTATAAAATCAAGCTGAAAAAATTAGGCTATCGCTTGGTTTACCAAATTCAGCATGAAAAAGTCGTGGTTTTTGTTGTGGCCGTGGGCAAACTAGAAAAAGAAGAAACTTACGATAAAGCCAAAGAAAGACTTTTCTTTTAA
- a CDS encoding antitoxin yields the protein MQSTLRQQGGAAVLTVPMAILQQMGWQIGYKINLQAQGEQIVLTPVKRAARGRKTVSELLSGIDSTEIAELNASVSDFSETKCVGKEMI from the coding sequence ATGCAATCGACCTTAAGACAACAAGGCGGGGCGGCGGTATTGACTGTTCCGATGGCAATTTTGCAACAGATGGGTTGGCAGATCGGCTATAAAATTAATTTGCAGGCACAGGGCGAACAGATCGTGTTAACACCGGTGAAACGCGCGGCGCGCGGGCGGAAGACGGTGTCGGAATTGTTGTCCGGGATTGATTCGACAGAGATTGCCGAGCTAAATGCGTCGGTGAGCGATTTTAGTGAGACGAAATGCGTGGGCAAGGAGATGATTTGA
- a CDS encoding Fic family protein, which yields MNTQSYIWQQENWTDWQYDAVAVTDLLSQAHYRQGLLLGRLWDIGLAERTAISLQMLSETVLKNSEIEGELLNAQSVRSSLARRLGIETGGLTPVDRVVEGVVEMTLDAVENYQTPLTLERLFGWHAALFPTGYSGMAKIHVAQFRDDREGAMQVISGRFGEPKIHFQAPPAERLKSEMPLFLAWINDENGLDPFIKAAIAHLWFLTLHPFEDGNGRIARAIADYLLTKADNHGFRFYSLSGQIQKVRADYYDILEQTQKAEVSLTAWIRWFLQAVIDAMRNAQETLENVLIKNRYWRHWHTFSLNERQKKVLNRLLDHFEGNLTNKKYAALTKVSRDTALRDLTDLVEKRILQRAEGGGRSVSYTLLSPEMLSAED from the coding sequence ATGAACACGCAAAGCTATATTTGGCAACAGGAAAATTGGACGGATTGGCAATATGATGCGGTGGCGGTGACGGATTTATTAAGTCAGGCGCATTATCGACAGGGATTGTTATTGGGGCGGTTATGGGATATCGGGCTAGCTGAGCGAACGGCGATCAGTTTGCAGATGTTAAGCGAGACGGTGCTGAAAAATAGTGAGATTGAGGGCGAGCTTTTAAATGCGCAATCCGTTCGTTCGTCCTTGGCGCGTCGTTTGGGCATTGAGACGGGCGGGCTTACGCCGGTCGATCGCGTGGTCGAGGGCGTGGTGGAGATGACGTTGGATGCGGTGGAAAATTATCAAACACCTTTGACTCTTGAGCGTTTATTCGGCTGGCATGCTGCGCTATTTCCTACCGGTTATAGCGGGATGGCAAAAATTCATGTGGCGCAATTTCGCGATGATCGAGAAGGCGCGATGCAGGTTATTTCCGGTCGTTTCGGTGAACCGAAAATTCATTTTCAAGCACCGCCAGCCGAGCGGCTAAAAAGTGAAATGCCGCTTTTTTTGGCTTGGATAAATGATGAAAACGGGCTTGATCCTTTTATTAAAGCGGCTATCGCCCATCTTTGGTTTTTAACGTTGCACCCTTTTGAAGACGGAAATGGACGTATCGCACGTGCAATTGCGGATTATTTATTAACCAAGGCGGATAATCATGGGTTTCGTTTTTATAGTCTTTCAGGGCAAATTCAAAAAGTGCGCGCGGATTATTATGATATTTTGGAACAAACGCAAAAAGCCGAGGTGTCATTAACGGCGTGGATCCGTTGGTTTTTGCAGGCGGTGATTGATGCGATGCGTAATGCGCAAGAAACATTGGAAAACGTGTTGATAAAAAATCGTTATTGGCGCCATTGGCATACTTTTTCGTTAAACGAACGTCAGAAAAAAGTGTTGAATCGTTTGCTTGATCATTTTGAAGGTAACCTGACGAATAAAAAATATGCGGCGTTGACAAAAGTTTCGCGCGATACGGCATTGCGTGATTTAACCGATTTGGTAGAAAAACGCATTTTGCAACGTGCGGAAGGCGGCGGACGAAGTGTGAGTTATACGTTGTTGTCGCCTGAAATGTTATCCGCCGAAGATTAG
- a CDS encoding AbrB/MazE/SpoVT family DNA-binding domain-containing protein, with product MNMRLQVKQWGNSKAIRLPKDFTDAMNLNMGDFLELEKISHDTIKVVILPNTPEKKRRLTLSERLAMTELERLPVVEEWDSLTPRGKEI from the coding sequence ATGAATATGCGACTACAAGTGAAACAATGGGGTAATAGTAAGGCAATCCGTTTACCAAAGGACTTTACTGATGCAATGAATTTAAATATGGGCGATTTTTTAGAGTTAGAAAAAATTAGTCACGATACGATTAAAGTGGTGATTCTTCCGAATACCCCGGAGAAAAAAAGAAGATTAACATTAAGTGAACGCCTTGCCATGACTGAACTTGAACGGTTACCCGTTGTTGAAGAATGGGATTCACTCACACCGAGAGGAAAAGAAATTTAA
- a CDS encoding TonB-dependent siderophore receptor, giving the protein MTFKHSVIYTAILASIAGSALAHPQEQKQAKVGENTEVLDTIDVNAQELQQIGYHAVGTSSVSKVNVPIIDTPTTVNVVTTKLIEDRKPNDLIDALSSVSGVSQANTLGGVFDAVQKRGFGGNRDNSIMRNGMQAGPSHNFGATTETVEVLKGPASVLYGIQDPGGIINVISKKPQQESKHVVGASFGTHNMWGTQFDSTGGLGNGFAYRFIYDKQEKDYWRNFGQIKSTTYAPSLSWENGKTKVLATYEHLDYTQPFDRGTQLVNGHVVNIPAERRLDEPNNQTYGKTDNIQVKLEHKLNDQWKINFAYGYARDKYHYRQTRVVAVNTNDSATLTYQQRNARGVVIYSNPLAPRTALRRTEMQAADQRIHTASANLIGEFAIGEVANRFIFGLDATRNYRTTGPVYNNGLWRTINIDHPVYTNPPAVAAPAANNYQINHIKTLGAFLQDTAYLTDNVILTGGLRYEYFDQVAGRHRIGATFVPNTKQHDGKLLYQFGAVYKLTSNWATYANYAESFRPQYSIADKVSSDLAPEKGKSIETGMKYESADINATLALFNINKHNVSQTDANGDVYIAGKQRSRGIEIDINGNITDKLSASATYTYTKVKSLKDDKYGDAVGKQLNGVPKHQAALFLSYDLGEFLSGHWRVGTGARYLGSWTAYSSNYKKAYKIPSATVYDAYLAYETKIAGKKVNLQLNGKNLSDKVYYQSTSGNADNYIVPVSLGYGREVMLNAKVEF; this is encoded by the coding sequence ATGACTTTTAAACATAGCGTAATTTATACCGCGATTTTGGCGAGTATTGCCGGTTCCGCGTTGGCGCATCCGCAAGAGCAAAAACAAGCAAAAGTCGGCGAAAATACGGAAGTGCTGGATACGATTGACGTAAACGCACAGGAATTACAGCAAATCGGTTATCACGCTGTCGGAACTTCGTCCGTTTCAAAAGTAAATGTGCCGATTATTGATACGCCGACCACGGTAAATGTGGTGACAACAAAATTAATCGAAGATCGTAAACCGAATGATTTGATTGACGCCCTTTCCAGCGTGAGCGGGGTAAGCCAAGCCAATACGTTGGGCGGAGTGTTTGATGCGGTGCAAAAACGCGGCTTCGGCGGTAACCGTGATAATTCAATTATGCGTAACGGTATGCAAGCGGGGCCGTCACATAACTTCGGTGCGACCACGGAAACCGTGGAAGTCTTGAAGGGGCCGGCATCAGTGCTTTACGGTATTCAAGATCCGGGCGGCATTATTAATGTGATTAGCAAAAAACCGCAGCAAGAAAGTAAACACGTAGTCGGGGCGAGCTTCGGCACTCATAATATGTGGGGGACGCAATTCGATTCTACAGGCGGTTTAGGCAACGGTTTTGCGTATCGCTTTATTTACGACAAACAAGAAAAAGATTATTGGCGTAATTTCGGTCAGATCAAAAGTACCACTTATGCCCCGTCGCTTTCTTGGGAAAACGGTAAAACAAAAGTTTTAGCGACTTACGAACATCTTGATTATACACAGCCGTTTGATCGCGGTACCCAATTGGTTAACGGCCACGTAGTGAATATTCCGGCGGAACGTCGTTTAGACGAGCCGAATAACCAAACCTATGGCAAAACCGACAATATTCAAGTAAAACTCGAACATAAGTTAAATGACCAATGGAAAATCAACTTTGCTTACGGTTATGCGCGCGATAAATATCATTATCGCCAAACCCGTGTAGTGGCAGTAAATACCAACGATAGCGCAACTTTAACCTATCAGCAACGCAATGCGCGGGGCGTGGTAATTTATTCCAATCCTTTGGCACCGCGCACTGCATTGCGTCGTACCGAAATGCAAGCCGCCGATCAGCGCATTCATACTGCATCGGCCAATTTAATCGGTGAATTCGCTATCGGCGAAGTGGCCAACCGTTTTATCTTTGGACTGGATGCAACACGCAACTATCGCACAACCGGGCCAGTTTATAACAACGGGCTATGGCGCACCATTAATATCGATCATCCGGTTTATACCAATCCGCCGGCAGTGGCAGCACCGGCAGCAAACAACTATCAGATTAACCATATCAAAACACTTGGCGCATTCCTTCAAGATACCGCTTACCTTACCGATAACGTTATCTTAACCGGCGGCTTGCGTTATGAATATTTTGATCAAGTAGCCGGACGGCACCGCATTGGCGCGACTTTCGTACCGAACACCAAACAACATGACGGCAAACTGCTTTATCAATTCGGTGCGGTTTATAAGTTGACATCAAACTGGGCGACTTATGCCAATTATGCGGAATCTTTCCGTCCGCAATATAGTATTGCGGATAAAGTGTCTTCGGATTTGGCACCGGAAAAAGGCAAATCCATTGAAACCGGTATGAAATACGAAAGCGCTGATATTAATGCCACCTTGGCTTTATTTAATATCAATAAACACAACGTTTCACAAACAGATGCAAACGGTGACGTTTACATCGCGGGCAAACAACGTTCTCGCGGTATCGAAATTGATATTAACGGTAACATTACCGATAAATTAAGCGCTTCCGCCACTTATACTTATACCAAAGTGAAAAGCTTAAAAGACGATAAATACGGCGATGCGGTAGGTAAACAATTAAATGGCGTACCAAAACATCAAGCGGCGTTATTCTTAAGCTACGATTTAGGCGAGTTTTTAAGCGGCCACTGGCGTGTCGGCACCGGCGCGCGTTATCTCGGCAGTTGGACGGCTTATAGTTCTAACTATAAAAAGGCTTATAAAATTCCAAGCGCCACCGTTTACGATGCTTATTTAGCTTACGAAACGAAAATTGCGGGTAAAAAAGTTAACCTTCAATTGAATGGTAAAAACCTATCCGACAAAGTGTATTATCAATCCACTTCCGGTAATGCGGATAATTACATCGTGCCGGTGTCTTTAGGCTATGGTCGTGAAGTAATGCTTAACGCAAAAGTGGAATTTTAA
- a CDS encoding type II toxin-antitoxin system PemK/MazF family toxin gives MAGSTFKRGDIITVCLNPVVGNELQGERRPALVLSSSKFHKLGFMMIAPITQGNAALARNNGFAVTLSGTGCRTQGVIVAYQARIIDFRNRNAQKIESVPDYVLSETQDIIEAILKDE, from the coding sequence ATGGCCGGTTCAACATTTAAAAGAGGCGATATCATTACTGTTTGCTTAAATCCGGTGGTAGGAAATGAACTGCAAGGAGAAAGACGCCCGGCTTTAGTATTAAGCAGTAGCAAATTTCACAAATTAGGATTTATGATGATCGCCCCGATTACACAAGGCAATGCGGCGCTTGCCAGAAATAATGGCTTTGCCGTGACATTAAGCGGAACCGGCTGTAGAACGCAAGGCGTTATCGTTGCATATCAAGCTCGAATAATTGATTTCAGGAATCGAAACGCCCAAAAAATTGAATCTGTGCCTGATTATGTTTTATCTGAAACGCAAGATATCATTGAAGCTATTTTAAAAGATGAGTAA